The following coding sequences are from one Arthrobacter sp. 24S4-2 window:
- a CDS encoding FBP domain-containing protein, whose amino-acid sequence MQKITARQIRSSFVNASRSEAAKMSLPRDFDTLDWDSLDFLGWRDHKMPLRGYLVLPGQGGLTGIMLRAPEGGAKKSRSVLCELCRDVFSKDDVLMWVAKRAGQSGRDGNTVGTLICADFLCCGNVRVEPPANEINPDPAAVVLRQIDGLKARTGLFLDRVQGR is encoded by the coding sequence ATGCAAAAAATCACTGCCCGGCAGATCCGTTCATCCTTCGTAAATGCCAGCCGTTCCGAGGCAGCAAAGATGTCCTTGCCCCGCGACTTCGACACCCTGGACTGGGACAGCCTGGACTTCCTCGGGTGGCGGGACCACAAGATGCCGCTCCGCGGGTATCTCGTTCTGCCTGGCCAGGGAGGCCTCACGGGGATCATGCTCCGTGCCCCTGAAGGCGGAGCAAAGAAAAGCCGTTCCGTGCTCTGCGAGCTCTGCCGCGACGTGTTCTCCAAAGATGACGTGCTGATGTGGGTTGCCAAACGCGCCGGACAGTCCGGCAGGGACGGCAACACCGTGGGGACGCTTATCTGCGCCGATTTCCTCTGCTGCGGCAACGTCCGCGTGGAGCCACCGGCCAACGAGATCAACCCGGACCCGGCCGCCGTCGTACTTCGACAGATTGACGGGCTGAAAGCCCGGACCGGCCTGTTCCTGGACCGGGTTCAGGGACGCTAG
- a CDS encoding TetR/AcrR family transcriptional regulator, producing the protein MSAAAVSSRDAILDSAGRLFGERGYRGVTVRDIASDAGVSAALVMKLFGSKEKLFAAAKPDESLLSDLDVPAAELGGTLVFRVLMRRERGLKEPWAMIPFTIQDSPTPDTARSETRERYLASIAGLIEDTTPERRYASTVVALMTGFGEAVRTLGMFDGWDFDELVAHYGAIVQAQIDACQAHRP; encoded by the coding sequence GTGAGCGCGGCGGCGGTTTCCAGCCGCGACGCGATCCTGGATTCGGCCGGGAGGCTGTTCGGCGAGCGCGGCTACCGCGGCGTGACGGTCCGCGACATCGCCTCGGACGCCGGGGTGTCCGCTGCCCTTGTGATGAAACTGTTCGGCTCCAAGGAGAAACTCTTCGCTGCCGCCAAGCCGGACGAATCGCTCCTGTCCGATCTCGACGTTCCCGCCGCCGAACTGGGAGGCACGCTGGTGTTCCGTGTACTGATGCGCCGGGAGCGCGGGCTCAAGGAACCCTGGGCCATGATCCCGTTCACCATCCAGGACTCCCCCACGCCCGACACCGCCCGCTCGGAAACGCGCGAACGGTATCTCGCCAGCATCGCCGGACTGATTGAGGACACGACGCCGGAGCGGCGTTACGCTTCCACCGTCGTCGCGCTCATGACCGGTTTCGGTGAGGCGGTGCGTACCCTCGGCATGTTCGATGGCTGGGACTTCGACGAACTGGTTGCCCACTACGGGGCGATCGTCCAGGCGCAGATCGACGCCTGCCAGGCACACCGCCCGTGA
- a CDS encoding ABC transporter ATP-binding protein, which translates to MAVLNAKDLTLQYDQRRVVEGLTAEIPEGKVTMIVGANACGKSTLLRGLSRLLKPAGGTVTLDGKDIHSRPAKELARILGLLPQHPTAPDGILVRDLVGRGRYPRQGFFRSWSADDDAAVQRALEATETLELAGRNVDELSGGQRQRVWIAMALAQETEVLLLDEPTTYLDLAHQVEVLDLVTDLNRQRGTTVAIVLHDLNLAARYADHVIAMKGGRIVAEGTSTDVVTEDLVRDVFGLDSRVLPDPISGTPLIIPLGRHHTDFPKAETTTLELVP; encoded by the coding sequence ATGGCAGTTCTCAACGCCAAGGACCTGACCCTCCAGTACGACCAGCGCCGCGTCGTGGAAGGCCTCACCGCGGAGATTCCCGAGGGCAAAGTGACAATGATCGTGGGCGCCAACGCCTGCGGCAAATCCACGCTCCTCCGCGGCCTGTCCCGGCTCCTCAAGCCGGCCGGCGGTACCGTGACCCTGGACGGCAAGGACATCCATTCCCGCCCGGCCAAGGAACTCGCCCGCATCCTGGGCCTGCTCCCGCAGCACCCCACAGCACCGGACGGCATCCTGGTCAGGGACCTCGTGGGCCGCGGGCGCTACCCTCGCCAGGGCTTCTTCCGCAGCTGGTCAGCGGACGACGACGCCGCGGTGCAGCGCGCGCTGGAAGCCACCGAAACGCTGGAGCTCGCCGGGCGGAACGTCGACGAACTCTCCGGCGGGCAGCGCCAGCGCGTCTGGATCGCGATGGCGCTGGCCCAGGAAACGGAGGTGCTGCTGCTCGACGAGCCCACCACGTACCTGGACCTGGCCCACCAGGTAGAGGTCCTGGACCTGGTTACCGACCTGAACCGGCAGCGCGGCACCACCGTGGCCATCGTCCTGCACGACCTGAACCTTGCTGCCCGGTACGCAGACCACGTCATCGCCATGAAGGGCGGCAGGATCGTGGCCGAGGGTACCTCCACCGACGTGGTCACCGAGGACCTGGTCCGCGACGTGTTCGGCCTGGACTCGCGGGTTCTTCCCGACCCTATTTCCGGCACGCCGCTGATCATTCCGCTCGGCCGGCACCACACCGATTTCCCCAAAGCCGAAACCACAACCCTGGAGCTGGTCCCATGA
- a CDS encoding iron ABC transporter permease yields the protein MMKSTTTAPAASALSAPSVRTGKKSAAKQAAWLLAAVVVLVLVCAASLAVGARGVPLGTVWQALTQFDPTDGNHAVIHARIPRTVLGLVAGGALGLAGAAMQGVARNPLADPGIIGVNAGAALAVVTGIYVFGVSSLTGYIWFAFIGSAVAAVVVYLIASMGRDGATPVKLALAGAALSAGLYSLMNVILISSQDTLDRFRFWQVGGIAGRDWSVVLPGLPFLAAGALIVLFTGRILNSLALGDDIARGLGQRVGLARGITALGIVLLCGSATALAGPIGFVGLVVPHAVRFLTGPDYRWILPFSLVLAPALLLLSDVAGRVILLPGEVPAGIMTALVGAPVFVWLVRRGKGAGL from the coding sequence ATGATGAAAAGTACGACGACGGCGCCCGCCGCCAGTGCGCTCAGCGCACCTTCGGTCCGCACCGGGAAGAAATCCGCCGCGAAGCAGGCTGCCTGGCTGCTGGCCGCCGTCGTCGTGCTTGTCCTGGTCTGTGCGGCGTCCCTGGCTGTCGGTGCCCGCGGGGTTCCCCTTGGTACCGTCTGGCAGGCACTCACGCAGTTCGACCCCACCGACGGCAACCACGCCGTCATCCACGCCCGCATCCCCCGCACCGTGCTGGGACTGGTCGCCGGCGGCGCCCTGGGGCTCGCCGGCGCGGCCATGCAGGGCGTGGCCCGCAACCCGCTCGCAGACCCCGGCATCATCGGCGTCAACGCGGGCGCTGCGCTCGCCGTGGTCACCGGCATCTACGTTTTCGGCGTTTCGTCCCTGACCGGCTATATCTGGTTCGCGTTCATTGGCTCCGCAGTGGCCGCCGTCGTCGTCTATCTGATCGCCTCCATGGGGCGGGACGGGGCGACGCCGGTCAAACTCGCCCTCGCCGGCGCGGCACTGAGCGCCGGACTGTACTCGCTGATGAACGTCATCCTGATCTCCAGCCAGGACACCCTGGACCGCTTCCGTTTCTGGCAGGTCGGCGGGATCGCCGGCCGGGACTGGTCTGTAGTGCTGCCCGGGCTGCCGTTCCTGGCCGCCGGGGCGCTGATTGTCCTCTTCACCGGACGGATCCTGAACAGCCTTGCCCTCGGGGACGACATCGCCCGGGGACTGGGCCAGCGCGTCGGCCTTGCCCGCGGCATCACCGCACTGGGCATCGTGCTGCTCTGCGGCTCGGCCACGGCGCTGGCCGGGCCGATCGGATTCGTCGGCCTGGTGGTTCCGCACGCCGTCCGCTTCCTGACCGGCCCGGACTACCGCTGGATCCTGCCCTTCTCACTGGTCCTGGCGCCGGCGCTGCTCCTGCTTTCGGACGTGGCGGGCCGTGTCATCCTGCTGCCCGGCGAAGTCCCCGCGGGCATCATGACGGCCCTCGTGGGTGCGCCTGTCTTCGTGTGGCTGGTCCGCCGCGGAAAGGGGGCCGGGCTGTGA
- a CDS encoding SGNH/GDSL hydrolase family protein — MGSFPLLPDRGGRRRFVALGDSFTEGVGDRSKRLPNGVRGWADRVAEKLAKAQPGWEYANLAIRSKRLRHIIDEQLAPALAMEPTLVTLYAGGNDILDFGTDMDSLMAEYEALVARLAATGATVVLFTGFDVKVSAVLEPLKKRNTAYNHRVRQIAAKYNAVLVDYWCFDAFHDRRMWDSDRLHMSKAGHKYLAAQVLDHLGVPHKISPLDWEPPDRLSLREWERRQRRWVHDWVLPLFGRKLRGVTLGDRLSPRWPEPVRVPRKGGLKKLMEKAARDY, encoded by the coding sequence GTGGGTTCTTTTCCTTTACTGCCGGATAGGGGAGGGCGACGGCGGTTTGTTGCCTTGGGGGATTCCTTCACCGAGGGTGTGGGGGACCGGAGCAAGCGGCTGCCCAACGGGGTGCGAGGCTGGGCTGACCGTGTGGCTGAGAAGCTGGCAAAGGCGCAGCCGGGGTGGGAGTACGCGAATCTGGCCATCCGCAGCAAAAGGCTTCGCCACATCATCGACGAGCAGCTGGCGCCGGCGCTTGCGATGGAACCCACGCTGGTGACGCTGTACGCGGGCGGAAACGACATCCTGGATTTTGGCACGGACATGGATTCCCTCATGGCCGAGTATGAAGCCCTCGTGGCCCGGCTCGCCGCTACGGGTGCCACCGTGGTGCTGTTCACCGGCTTCGACGTCAAGGTGTCCGCTGTCCTGGAACCGCTGAAGAAACGCAACACCGCCTACAACCACCGGGTCCGCCAAATCGCGGCAAAGTACAATGCCGTTCTGGTGGACTACTGGTGCTTTGACGCATTCCATGACCGCCGCATGTGGGACTCGGACCGCCTGCACATGTCGAAGGCTGGCCACAAATACCTTGCCGCCCAAGTGCTGGACCATCTCGGCGTTCCGCATAAGATCAGCCCGCTGGACTGGGAGCCGCCGGACAGGTTGAGCCTGCGGGAGTGGGAACGCCGGCAGCGCCGCTGGGTGCACGACTGGGTGCTGCCGCTCTTTGGCCGCAAGCTCCGTGGCGTCACACTCGGTGACAGGCTGAGCCCCCGCTGGCCGGAACCGGTAAGGGTCCCGCGCAAGGGCGGACTGAAGAAGCTGATGGAAAAGGCGGCCCGCGACTACTAG
- a CDS encoding iron-siderophore ABC transporter substrate-binding protein, whose amino-acid sequence MLKTAGKATAVLAAAALSLTACSTGPAASGSGSAAASQSASSQFPVTIQHVFGGTTIKEQPKRVVTISWVNDDVAIALGVVPVGVPKNEWGGNDNGSTPWKDAALEKLGAGFGSDKAPVQFSEADGINFTEIAKLNPDVILGAYSGLTEEDYRKLSEIAPVVAHPEIAYGTSWQDSTTIIGKALGKEAEATKLVSDTEATIKDKVSKYPQIAGKSFIYGNLEPDRSDGVNVYTANDNRPRFLSEIGMKLASVVEDNSKGSKEFFIPWSAEKANELKSDIFVTWVPDAATADSIKADPLLGQIPAIKSGALVADSDNTLTLSVSASSPLSLPWSLDTFLPQLASAADKVSAAAK is encoded by the coding sequence CTGCTCAAGACAGCCGGCAAGGCAACGGCCGTCCTGGCCGCAGCTGCCCTCTCGCTCACAGCATGCTCCACCGGCCCGGCGGCATCCGGCTCCGGCAGCGCAGCAGCCAGCCAGTCCGCCAGCTCGCAGTTCCCGGTGACCATCCAGCACGTCTTCGGCGGGACCACCATCAAGGAACAGCCCAAGCGCGTGGTCACCATTTCCTGGGTCAACGACGATGTCGCCATCGCCCTCGGCGTGGTTCCCGTGGGCGTCCCCAAGAATGAATGGGGCGGCAACGACAACGGCTCCACCCCGTGGAAGGACGCCGCGCTGGAGAAGCTCGGCGCCGGCTTCGGTTCGGACAAGGCCCCCGTCCAGTTCTCCGAGGCTGACGGCATTAACTTCACCGAGATCGCCAAGCTCAACCCGGACGTCATCCTGGGTGCCTACTCCGGCCTGACCGAGGAGGACTACAGGAAGCTCAGCGAAATCGCCCCGGTCGTGGCGCACCCGGAGATCGCCTACGGCACCTCCTGGCAGGACTCCACCACCATCATCGGCAAGGCCCTGGGCAAGGAAGCCGAGGCCACCAAGCTGGTTTCGGATACTGAAGCCACCATCAAGGACAAGGTCTCCAAGTACCCGCAGATCGCCGGAAAGTCCTTCATCTACGGCAACCTGGAGCCGGACAGGAGCGACGGCGTCAACGTCTACACCGCCAACGACAACCGTCCGCGCTTCCTCAGCGAAATCGGCATGAAGCTCGCCTCCGTTGTGGAGGACAACTCGAAGGGCTCCAAGGAATTCTTCATCCCGTGGTCCGCCGAAAAGGCCAACGAGCTCAAGTCGGACATTTTCGTGACCTGGGTGCCGGATGCGGCCACCGCCGACTCCATCAAGGCCGACCCCCTGCTTGGCCAGATCCCGGCCATCAAGAGCGGCGCCCTGGTTGCCGACTCGGACAACACGCTCACGCTATCCGTCTCCGCTTCCTCCCCGCTGAGCCTGCCGTGGTCGCTGGACACGTTCCTGCCGCAGCTGGCCAGCGCAGCGGATAAAGTCTCTGCCGCAGCGAAGTAA
- a CDS encoding MFS transporter → MSQPRSRSLSPGAITAVLALSGTVVALMQTLVVPLLPDFPKILGVTADDASWLVTATLLSSAVATPIVSRSADMYGKRKMMVMCLAIMVAGSIVAAVGGSFLWLIIGRALQGFSSALIPVGISIMRDELPKEKMGSAVALMSATLGIGSALGLPLAGLLYEGLGWESIFWVSGAAGTLLLAAVVLVVPESKVRTPGRFDYLGAVVLSAALAALLLAISKGGSWGWSSEPVLLLFLASAILLAIWVPYELKVSQPMVDLRTSGRRPVLLTNLASLLVGFAMFANMLLTTQQLQLPTSTGYGFQLNVITAGLCMVPSGLAMVVFAPVSGGIIRRFGGKSALISGAAVMVAGYVARVFFWDSIAWVIIGSTVVSIGTAIAYAAMPTLIMGAVPITETASANGLNSLVRSIGTSTSSAAVAAVLTSVTITVGSARLPSFEAFKDVFWMAALASTASMVAAVFIPRAATAAKAAIPAPPATELVVQGRVLTADRRPVTPAVVTVLQTSGEPVDWSRVDSDGNYSVALPGAGKYLMVANAAGWAPMAEVFDFDGRTLQQNFHLDDRLELGGTATVAGAALPDAVITLLQASGEHVATTRTGASGRYSLPLPLAGRYIVTLLHPATHQAMARKLAVDNRSVTADLAMDAPAAQDVTAGKLVDA, encoded by the coding sequence ATGTCACAACCCCGCAGTAGATCCCTGTCCCCCGGCGCCATCACGGCCGTCCTCGCGCTGAGCGGAACCGTGGTGGCATTAATGCAGACCCTCGTGGTGCCGCTCCTTCCGGACTTTCCCAAGATCCTCGGAGTAACGGCCGACGACGCCTCCTGGCTGGTGACCGCCACCCTGCTCTCCAGCGCCGTGGCCACGCCCATCGTGTCCCGCAGCGCGGACATGTACGGCAAGCGCAAAATGATGGTGATGTGCCTCGCCATCATGGTGGCCGGCTCCATCGTCGCGGCAGTCGGGGGCAGCTTCCTCTGGCTCATCATCGGCCGGGCACTGCAGGGCTTCTCCTCGGCCCTGATTCCCGTCGGCATCAGCATCATGCGCGACGAACTGCCCAAGGAAAAAATGGGGTCCGCTGTCGCCCTCATGAGTGCCACGCTGGGCATCGGCAGCGCCCTGGGCCTTCCGCTGGCGGGGCTGCTCTATGAGGGCCTCGGCTGGGAGTCCATCTTCTGGGTCTCCGGCGCCGCGGGCACACTGCTGCTCGCCGCCGTCGTACTGGTGGTTCCCGAATCCAAAGTGCGCACGCCGGGCCGCTTCGACTACCTCGGCGCGGTGGTGCTCTCCGCAGCCCTGGCCGCCCTGCTCCTGGCCATCTCCAAGGGCGGCTCATGGGGCTGGAGCTCCGAGCCCGTGCTGCTGCTGTTCCTCGCCTCCGCGATCCTCCTGGCCATCTGGGTGCCCTACGAGCTGAAGGTCAGCCAGCCGATGGTGGACCTCCGGACCTCCGGCCGGCGCCCCGTCCTCCTGACCAACCTTGCCTCGCTGCTGGTGGGCTTCGCCATGTTCGCCAACATGCTGCTCACCACCCAGCAACTCCAGCTGCCCACGTCCACCGGCTACGGTTTCCAGCTGAACGTTATTACTGCGGGCCTGTGCATGGTCCCGTCCGGCCTGGCCATGGTGGTGTTTGCCCCCGTTTCCGGCGGGATCATCCGGCGGTTCGGCGGGAAGTCTGCGCTGATCTCGGGTGCCGCCGTCATGGTGGCGGGCTACGTGGCGCGCGTTTTCTTCTGGGACTCCATCGCCTGGGTAATCATCGGATCCACGGTGGTGAGCATCGGCACAGCCATTGCCTACGCCGCGATGCCCACCCTGATCATGGGCGCCGTGCCAATCACTGAAACGGCGTCCGCCAACGGACTCAACAGCCTGGTGCGGTCCATTGGAACCTCGACGTCGAGTGCGGCCGTCGCCGCCGTCCTCACCTCTGTGACCATCACCGTGGGCTCCGCCCGGCTGCCATCCTTCGAGGCGTTCAAGGACGTCTTCTGGATGGCGGCCCTGGCTTCCACCGCTTCCATGGTTGCCGCCGTGTTCATTCCGAGGGCCGCGACCGCCGCCAAGGCAGCAATCCCGGCTCCGCCCGCCACCGAACTGGTGGTACAGGGGCGCGTCCTGACTGCCGACCGCCGCCCGGTCACTCCCGCCGTCGTGACCGTCCTGCAGACCAGCGGCGAGCCCGTGGACTGGAGCCGGGTGGACAGCGACGGCAACTATTCGGTGGCCCTGCCCGGTGCGGGGAAGTACCTGATGGTGGCCAACGCCGCAGGCTGGGCGCCGATGGCCGAGGTCTTCGATTTCGACGGGCGGACCCTGCAGCAGAACTTCCACCTGGATGACCGCCTGGAGCTGGGTGGAACCGCAACAGTGGCTGGCGCCGCGCTGCCGGACGCCGTCATAACGCTGCTGCAGGCCTCCGGTGAACATGTGGCAACCACCCGGACCGGTGCCTCGGGCAGGTATTCGCTACCGCTTCCCCTCGCCGGGCGCTATATAGTGACCCTCCTGCACCCCGCGACCCATCAGGCCATGGCGCGGAAACTGGCCGTGGACAACCGATCGGTCACGGCGGACCTTGCCATGGACGCTCCGGCCGCACAAGACGTCACCGCCGGAAAGCTGGTGGACGCGTGA
- a CDS encoding iron chelate uptake ABC transporter family permease subunit codes for MGRIVLNRTVILAFAAVVLLAVSILLGSYTVTIPDFFKILTAHLTGGEKIPGASFIVMENKLPRAVIGTMIGIAFGLSGTLFQTMLRNPLASPDVIGISYGASAAAVTALVVFGASGAAVSGAALCGAMAVAVVIYAISRSGSLVSGGGNRGNAAGSRLILAGIGIAAALNAVVNFLMTRTDIRTAAEALIWLNGSLNSTSWDRAGVLALALVVLVPAVAFLAGPLRILELGDDAAAGLGIGVGITRLGIVATAVALAAVATAAAGPVAFVAFLASPIARRFTGKASLPAGAFVGALLVLAADYFAANIAPLLLDGTVLPVGVVTGALGAPFLLWLLVTANRKDA; via the coding sequence TTGGGCCGGATCGTCCTGAACCGCACCGTAATCCTGGCGTTCGCCGCTGTGGTGCTCCTCGCCGTCAGCATCCTGCTGGGCAGCTACACCGTCACCATCCCTGATTTCTTCAAAATCCTTACCGCGCACCTCACGGGCGGCGAGAAGATTCCCGGCGCCAGCTTCATCGTGATGGAAAACAAGCTGCCGCGGGCGGTCATCGGCACCATGATCGGCATTGCCTTCGGGCTCTCGGGCACGCTGTTCCAGACCATGCTGCGCAACCCGCTGGCCAGCCCCGACGTCATCGGCATCAGCTACGGGGCCAGCGCGGCGGCGGTCACCGCGCTCGTCGTTTTCGGGGCGTCCGGCGCGGCGGTTTCGGGCGCTGCGCTCTGCGGGGCCATGGCCGTGGCTGTCGTCATCTACGCAATTTCCAGGAGCGGTTCCCTCGTCTCCGGCGGCGGCAACCGAGGCAACGCAGCCGGCAGCCGACTCATCCTGGCAGGCATCGGCATCGCCGCGGCACTGAACGCCGTGGTCAACTTCCTCATGACGCGGACCGACATCCGCACCGCGGCCGAAGCCCTGATCTGGCTGAACGGATCGCTGAACTCGACCAGCTGGGACCGCGCCGGGGTCCTTGCCCTGGCGCTGGTGGTCCTGGTGCCCGCCGTCGCATTCCTCGCCGGCCCCCTCCGGATCCTTGAACTCGGAGATGACGCCGCCGCCGGACTCGGCATCGGCGTGGGCATCACCCGGCTGGGCATCGTGGCCACCGCCGTCGCCCTGGCCGCGGTGGCCACGGCAGCAGCCGGGCCGGTGGCATTCGTGGCCTTCCTGGCGAGCCCAATCGCCCGCCGCTTCACCGGCAAGGCCAGCCTCCCGGCCGGCGCGTTCGTCGGTGCCCTGCTTGTCCTCGCCGCGGACTACTTCGCCGCCAACATCGCCCCCCTGCTGCTGGACGGAACGGTCCTTCCCGTTGGTGTTGTGACCGGCGCCCTCGGTGCCCCGTTCCTGCTGTGGCTCCTGGTCACAGCCAACCGAAAGGACGCCTGA
- a CDS encoding siderophore-interacting protein, translating into MNSARASSAVKDHPATEPMTLAFDVTVSAVQELSPSFRRITFGGYSLRDFGVHGGTLDLRVKLMIPSLAEDGTQLPLPVFRMGQSGWYREWLAMDPATRGSMRTYTVRQERLDAVYPEIDVDFVMHFDAEDNGGPAANWALNAKPGDALTIIGPNNRAAHCVTAEIYSGIEWRPGLAQRVLLAGDETAVPAISAILESLPAYMSGHAFLEVPEAGDFLDLKSDADVEITWLARGASIGRSRPHGELLQEAVRAAVPEPGWVGIKASASGAGPEPEDVDVDQDILWETPARMETAAITATKNPGMPAGAMPFYAWIAGEAGVIKDMRRYLVRDVGIDRKQVAFMGYWRKGKAEL; encoded by the coding sequence ATGAATTCGGCCCGTGCGAGTTCGGCGGTCAAAGACCATCCGGCCACCGAACCCATGACCCTGGCTTTCGACGTGACCGTCTCCGCCGTCCAGGAGCTCAGCCCCAGCTTCCGCCGCATCACCTTCGGCGGGTACTCCCTGCGTGATTTCGGTGTCCACGGAGGAACCCTGGACCTTCGCGTGAAGCTGATGATCCCGTCGCTTGCCGAAGACGGCACGCAGCTGCCGCTGCCGGTCTTCCGGATGGGGCAGTCCGGCTGGTACCGGGAATGGCTGGCCATGGATCCCGCAACCCGCGGCTCCATGCGCACCTACACCGTGCGGCAGGAGCGCCTCGACGCCGTCTATCCCGAGATTGACGTGGACTTCGTGATGCACTTCGACGCCGAGGACAACGGCGGTCCCGCCGCCAACTGGGCCCTGAACGCCAAACCCGGGGACGCCCTCACCATCATCGGCCCCAACAACCGGGCCGCGCACTGCGTCACCGCCGAGATCTACTCCGGCATCGAATGGCGTCCGGGCCTGGCCCAGCGCGTGCTGCTCGCCGGTGACGAGACCGCCGTTCCGGCCATCAGCGCCATCCTGGAAAGCCTCCCGGCCTACATGAGCGGGCACGCCTTCCTTGAGGTCCCGGAAGCCGGCGACTTCCTGGACCTGAAGTCGGACGCCGACGTCGAAATCACCTGGCTGGCGCGCGGCGCCTCAATCGGCCGATCACGTCCGCACGGCGAACTCCTGCAGGAGGCCGTCCGCGCCGCTGTTCCCGAGCCCGGCTGGGTGGGCATTAAGGCATCCGCCAGCGGGGCCGGCCCGGAACCGGAGGACGTGGACGTGGACCAGGACATCCTCTGGGAAACGCCCGCGAGGATGGAGACCGCAGCCATCACCGCCACAAAGAACCCCGGAATGCCCGCCGGTGCCATGCCGTTCTACGCCTGGATTGCCGGCGAAGCAGGCGTCATCAAGGACATGCGGCGGTACCTGGTGCGCGACGTCGGGATCGACCGGAAGCAGGTCGCGTTCATGGGCTACTGGCGTAAGGGCAAGGCTGAGCTGTAA
- a CDS encoding YciI family protein — MYVVSLTYKVPEEIVDFHLKAHVAWLQEAFDQGIFIVAGRKIPRTGALLLSNADRASLDAALVKDPFYANGVAEFDVEEFHAGRVAPGYENLLDA, encoded by the coding sequence ATGTACGTAGTCTCCCTGACCTACAAGGTTCCCGAAGAGATCGTCGATTTCCATCTCAAGGCGCACGTCGCGTGGCTGCAGGAAGCATTCGACCAGGGCATCTTCATTGTCGCCGGCCGGAAGATCCCCCGCACCGGCGCGCTGCTGCTGTCCAACGCGGACCGTGCCAGCCTGGACGCGGCGCTGGTCAAGGACCCCTTTTATGCGAACGGGGTGGCTGAGTTCGACGTCGAGGAATTCCACGCCGGCAGGGTGGCACCGGGTTACGAAAACCTCCTGGACGCTTAG